Proteins from one Sabethes cyaneus chromosome 2, idSabCyanKW18_F2, whole genome shotgun sequence genomic window:
- the LOC128737037 gene encoding integral membrane protein GPR180-like codes for MVDLKWCPRMLVALLLAVGGGQQPSEGAHLSGTFPVDGFFRFLIKFGFQKTEKHSQKNTESDTFGYIYGNITSESNFSVPITLAVLDKHNFLEYYANRNNFDRDSACQRMFDKLDKVAFNSGCNKAAEADYLRRIPCEKGKLCVDEDSPANVVSGSQFTYVISDPNVPRFWYLSLVSCYQNVSTCQWHYYDYRKFHPEPPQIEYDIQLVNGNPNRQSLSFFNPLLFHFSFDQQNTLEMYLIFFVIYLVMVPMQLYAVRLQKHPVTRLFTISLTLEFISVCLLLTHTVRYAMNGVGNESLAITGDIFDIFSRTSFMLILLLLAKGWAVTRLQISVSSWILLMVIWIPYCAIHVLLYIWNRTEVDIISDIDEYQTWPGWLVLACRSTMMLWFLWELRTTMKYEHSTQKLDFLLHFGASSLVWFIYLPIVALIAVNVNPLWRYKLLLGITNSADCLAYCVMMGLLWPNRAGQYLLLTGSNYAGMDELDEFNEAPHVVHRDSGVLHVDCDDDYVDHVDDEIETLVLSTDDLLNNGHAGGGGGLDHNHHHHHPQQANVVTGSAGSGGGGGGSKPLVLNGRNRNHL; via the exons ATGGTGGACTTAAAATGGTGTCCTCGAATGCTAGTGGCCCTGCTGTTGGCAGTGGGTGGCGGTCAACAGCCTTCGGAAGGTGCTCATCTGTCAGGAACGTTTCCGGTAGAcggattttttcgatttttgatcaaattcggCTTCCAAAAGACGGAGAAGCATTCACAGAAAAACACGGAATCCGATACGTTCGGATACATCTACGGAAACATTACATCTGAGTCGAACTTTTCCGTGCCGATTACGTTGGCAGTGCTTGATAAGCATAACTTCCTTGAATACTATGCTAATCGGAACAATTTTGACCGCGATTCGGCTTGCCAGCGAATGTTTGATAAGCTGGACAAGGTGGCCTTCAATAGCGGTTGCAATAAAGCTGCCGAAGCGGACTATCTCCGCCGGATTCCCTGCGAGAAGGGAAAACTCTGCGTGGATGAAGACAGTCCGGCGAACGTTGTATCCGGCAGCCAGTTTACCTACGTAATTAGCGATCCCAACGTACCGAG ATTTTGGTACCTTTCCTTAGTATCTTGTTATCAGAACGTTAGTACCTGCCAGTGGCACTATTACGACTACCGAAAGTTCCACCCAGAACCACCGCAAATCGAGTACGACATTCAGCTGGTGAATGGAAATCCGAACCGGCAGAGTTTGTCGTTCTTCAACCCGCTGCTGTTTCATTTCTCTTTCGACCAGCAAAACACACTCGAGATGTATTTGATCTTCTTCGTCATCTACTTGGTGATGGTACCGATGCAGTTGTACGCCGTTCGGTTGCAAAAGCATCCGGTGACGCGTCTGTTTACTATCAGCCTTACGCTGGAATTCATTAGTGTATGTCTGCTGTTAACACACACCGTCCGGTATGCGATGAATGGCGTTGGGAACGAGAGTTTGGCCATTACCGGGGACATTTTCGACATCTTCAGCAGG ACATCGTTCATGTTAATCTTACTGCTGTTAGCAAAAGGCTGGGCCGTCACGCGACTGCAAATTTCCGTTAGCAGCTGGATTTTGCTTATGGTAATTTGGATTCCATACTGTGCAATTCACGTACTTCTGTACATTTGGAATAGG ACTGAGGTCGATATCATATCGGATATCGACGAGTATCAAACCTGGCCTGGATGGTTGGTGCTAGCCTGCAG GTCCACTATGATGCTGTGGTTCTTGTGGGAGCTGCGAACCACCATGAAGTACGAACATTCAACGCAAAAGCTGGACTTTTTGTTACACTTTGGTGCTTCAAGCTTGGTGTGGTTCATCTATCTACCCATCGTTGCTCTAATTGCGGTTAATGTTAACCCACTCTGGCGATATAAACTTTTATTGG GAATAACAAATTCAGCCGATTGTCTGGCCTATTGTGTAATGATGGGTCTACTGTGGCCCAACCGGGCCGGACAGTACCTTCTTCTAACGGGTTCCAACTATGCTG GAATGGACGAACTGGACGAGTTCAACGAGGCACCGCACGTGGTGCATCGGGACTCCGGCGTGCTGCATGTGGACTGCGATGACGATTACGTCGATCACGTCGATGACGAAATCGAAACGCTGGTCCTGAGCACCGACGATCTGCTGAACAATGGCCACGCGGGCGGCGGTGGTGGTCTGGATCACAATCATCACCACCACCATCCGCAGCAGGCAAATGTTGTGACTGGCAGCGCCGGTAgcggcggtggcggtggcggcAGCAAACCTCTGGTGCTAAACGGTCGCAACCGTAACCATCTGTAA